A window of the Arachis duranensis cultivar V14167 chromosome 5, aradu.V14167.gnm2.J7QH, whole genome shotgun sequence genome harbors these coding sequences:
- the LOC107489648 gene encoding 13-hydroxylupanine O-tigloyltransferase-like, with protein sequence MRVNHTMCDAIGFVQFIKGIAEIAQGASNPSMLPVWCRELLCARDPPRVTFIHHEYNQLPLENDNQSVSFKPCHASFFFGSKEIDALRCLFPPHIAQSSTTFDVLTACLWRCHTAALQWKNPNQEVRFTCVVNARFEPCRLNPPLPEGYYGNAFVLPTAVSTVEMLCRLPLSYALELVKKAKKEATEEYVHSTADLMAIKGRPPLFLTGSFIMSDIIKSGITDVDYGWGKPLYSGPDKAGMDDIPGLSFHIPYTNSKGEHGRLVLICLPEEAMKRFENELNGILQIKDKQNPTKSISNL encoded by the exons ATGCGTGTGAACCACACAATGTGTGATGCAATTGGATTTGTTCAATTCATAAAGGGCATAGCAGAAATAGCCCAAGGTGCATCAAACCCTTCAATGCTCCCAGTTTGGTGTAGGGAGCTTCTTTGTGCCAGAGATCCACCAAGAGTTACATTCATCCACCATGAATACAACCAACTACCGCTTGAAAATGACAACCAAAGTGTCTCCTTCAAACCCTGCCATGCTTCCTTCTTCTTTGGCTCCAAAGAGATTGATGCATTGCGCTGCCTCTTCCCTCCTCACATTGCTCAATCTTCCACCACCTTCGATGTCCTCACTGCATGCCTCTGGCGTTGTCATACAGCTGCCCTCCAATGGAAAAACCCTAATCAAGAGGTTCGCTTCACGTGTGTAGTCAATGCACGTTTTGAACCTTGCAG GCTTAATCCTCCACTACCTGAAGGGTATTATGGCAACGCTTTTGTGCTTCCTACGGCAGTTTCCACCGTGGAAATGCTTTGCCGGCTACCTTTGAGCTATGCATTGGAGTTggtgaagaaagcaaagaaagaagCAACTGAGGAGTATGTTCACTCTACTGCCGATTTGATGGCCATTAAGGGAAGGCCTCCACTTTTCTTGACAGGATCTTTTATTATGTCAGACATCATAAAATCTGGGATAACAGATGTGGATTATGGATGGGGTAAGCCTTTGTATTCTGGACCAGATAAGGCTGGTATGGATGATATTCCTGGTTTGAGCTTCCATATTCCATATACTAACTCTAAAGGAGAACATGGTAGACTAGTTTTAATTTGCCTTCCAGAAGAAGCCATGAAAAGGTTTGAGAACGAGCTTAATGGAATACTTCAGATCAAGGATAAACAAAACCCTACCAAGTCAATTTCCAATCTGTAG